A stretch of the Enoplosus armatus isolate fEnoArm2 chromosome 13, fEnoArm2.hap1, whole genome shotgun sequence genome encodes the following:
- the esrra gene encoding steroid hormone receptor ERR1 isoform X2 — MSSRERRPDVYIKAEPSSPEGGGGGRTSPGGASSDSSQSGGGGTRGDGTKRYSPPLYTPALRCHFKDEGGDGAEEGSTGNGAGRCKYALSTLPKRLCLVCGDVASGYHYGVASCEACKAFFKRTIQGSSNIIVSHLLVAEPEKLFAMPDPLQPDTAQRTLTTLCDLADRELVVIIGWAKHIPGFLSLSLADQMSVLQSVWLEVLVLGVAYRSLGCEDEVVFAEDFVLDEEMSRVAGLTELNAAISQLARRFRALNLDREEFVMLKAIALTNSDSVYIEDMEAVQKLRDLLHQALLELECQRRPDDPQRAGRLLLTLPLLRQTAGRALTTFYSIKTRGGVPMHKLFLEMLEAMMDSP, encoded by the exons ATGTCTTCCAGGGAGCGTCGGCCAGATGTCTACATAAAGGCAGAACCGAGCAGTCCAGAGGGAGGCGGCGGAGGTCGGACCAGCCCTGGCGGGGCCTCCTCAGACTCATCTCagagtggaggtggaggaaccAGAGGAGATGGCACTAAACGTTACTCCCCGCCCCTCTACACCCCAGCTCTGCGCTGCCACTTCAAGGACGAGGGCGGTGATGGGGCCGAGGAGGGCTCCACTGGAAATGGAGCAGGGCGATGCAAGTACGCCCTGAGCACGCTCCCCAAGAGGCTGTGTTTGGTATGTGGGGATGTGGCCTCAGGTTACCACTACGGCGTGGCGTCATGTGAGGCCTGCAAAGCATTTTTCAAGAGAACCATccaag GTTCCTCCAACATCATTGTGTCCCACCTTCTAGTGGCAGAGCCAGAAAAGTTATTTGCCATGCCTGACCCTCTGCAGCCTGACACAGCCCAGCGCACGCTCACCACCCTTTGTGACCTTGCTGACCGGGAGCTGGTCGTCATCATTGGCTGGGCCAAACACATTCCTG GCTTCCTGTCGCTGTCCCTGGCAGACCAGATGTCCGTGCTGCAGTCAGTGTGGCTGGAGGTGCTGGTGCTGGGGGTAGCGTACCGCTCGCTTGGCTGTGAGGACGAGGTGGTGTTCGCAGAGGATTTCGTCCTTGATGAGGAGATGTCACGTGTTGCTGGACTGACAGAACTTAATGCAGCAATTAGTCAACTGGCTCGCCGTTTCCGTGCACTAAACCTGGACCGGGAGGAATTTGTCATGCTAAAAGCCATCGCGCTCACTAACTCAG ACTCTGTTTACATCGAGGACATGGAGGCTGTGCAGAAGCTGCGGGACCTCCTCCACCAGGCCCTGCTGGAGCTGGAATGTCAGCGGCGCCCAGACGATCCCCAGCGGGCAGGACGCCTCCTTTTAACATTGCCTCTCCTCCGACAGACTGCTGGTCGTGCCCTTACCACCTTCTACAGCATCAAGACCCGGGGTGGTGTACCCATGCACAAACTATTCCTGGAGATGCTGGAAGCCATGATGGACTCTCCCTAG
- the esrra gene encoding steroid hormone receptor ERR1 isoform X1, with protein sequence MSSRERRPDVYIKAEPSSPEGGGGGRTSPGGASSDSSQSGGGGTRGDGTKRYSPPLYTPALRCHFKDEGGDGAEEGSTGNGAGRCKYALSTLPKRLCLVCGDVASGYHYGVASCEACKAFFKRTIQGNIEYSCPASNECEITKRRRKACQACRFTKCLKVGMLKEGVRLDRVRGGRQKYKRRPEVENATYQSAPLPLTKESEKGSSNIIVSHLLVAEPEKLFAMPDPLQPDTAQRTLTTLCDLADRELVVIIGWAKHIPGFLSLSLADQMSVLQSVWLEVLVLGVAYRSLGCEDEVVFAEDFVLDEEMSRVAGLTELNAAISQLARRFRALNLDREEFVMLKAIALTNSDSVYIEDMEAVQKLRDLLHQALLELECQRRPDDPQRAGRLLLTLPLLRQTAGRALTTFYSIKTRGGVPMHKLFLEMLEAMMDSP encoded by the exons ATGTCTTCCAGGGAGCGTCGGCCAGATGTCTACATAAAGGCAGAACCGAGCAGTCCAGAGGGAGGCGGCGGAGGTCGGACCAGCCCTGGCGGGGCCTCCTCAGACTCATCTCagagtggaggtggaggaaccAGAGGAGATGGCACTAAACGTTACTCCCCGCCCCTCTACACCCCAGCTCTGCGCTGCCACTTCAAGGACGAGGGCGGTGATGGGGCCGAGGAGGGCTCCACTGGAAATGGAGCAGGGCGATGCAAGTACGCCCTGAGCACGCTCCCCAAGAGGCTGTGTTTGGTATGTGGGGATGTGGCCTCAGGTTACCACTACGGCGTGGCGTCATGTGAGGCCTGCAAAGCATTTTTCAAGAGAACCATccaag GTAACATTGAGTACAGCTGTCCAGCATCGAACGAGTGCGAGATCACCAAAAGGCGCAGAAAGGCTTGTCAGGCATGCCGCTTCACCAAGTGCCTCAAAGTAGGCATGCTGAAAGAGG GAGTTCGTCTCGACAGGGTTAGAGGAGGAAGGCAGAAGTACAAAAGGCGCCCAGAAGTGGAGAACGCAACATACCAGAGTGCTCCTCTACCACTGACAAAGGAGAGTGAAAAAG GTTCCTCCAACATCATTGTGTCCCACCTTCTAGTGGCAGAGCCAGAAAAGTTATTTGCCATGCCTGACCCTCTGCAGCCTGACACAGCCCAGCGCACGCTCACCACCCTTTGTGACCTTGCTGACCGGGAGCTGGTCGTCATCATTGGCTGGGCCAAACACATTCCTG GCTTCCTGTCGCTGTCCCTGGCAGACCAGATGTCCGTGCTGCAGTCAGTGTGGCTGGAGGTGCTGGTGCTGGGGGTAGCGTACCGCTCGCTTGGCTGTGAGGACGAGGTGGTGTTCGCAGAGGATTTCGTCCTTGATGAGGAGATGTCACGTGTTGCTGGACTGACAGAACTTAATGCAGCAATTAGTCAACTGGCTCGCCGTTTCCGTGCACTAAACCTGGACCGGGAGGAATTTGTCATGCTAAAAGCCATCGCGCTCACTAACTCAG ACTCTGTTTACATCGAGGACATGGAGGCTGTGCAGAAGCTGCGGGACCTCCTCCACCAGGCCCTGCTGGAGCTGGAATGTCAGCGGCGCCCAGACGATCCCCAGCGGGCAGGACGCCTCCTTTTAACATTGCCTCTCCTCCGACAGACTGCTGGTCGTGCCCTTACCACCTTCTACAGCATCAAGACCCGGGGTGGTGTACCCATGCACAAACTATTCCTGGAGATGCTGGAAGCCATGATGGACTCTCCCTAG
- the prdx5 gene encoding peroxiredoxin-5, mitochondrial has translation MLSVTTTLIRRTRVVQCVTLRLLHTSPFAKMPIQVGEHLPAVEVQEGEPGNKVAMDQLFKGKKGVLFAVPGAFTPGCSKTHLPGFVQQAEDLKSKGIQEVACISVNDAFVMAAWGKEHGTDGKVRMLADPTGAFTKAVDLLLDSDQIVQVLGNKRSKRYAMLVEDGVVKKISVEPDGTGLTCSLASNVLSDL, from the exons ATGCTTTCCGTCACAACCACTCTCATCAGGCGCACCCGTGTCGTCCAGTGCGTAACGTTAAGGCTGCTACACACTTCTCCTTTCGCCAAAATGCCAATCCAG GTTGGTGAACATCTCCCCGCAGTGGAGGTTCAGGAGGGGGAACCAGGAAATAAGGTGGCTATGGATCAGCTCTTCAAGGGGAAGAAGGGAGTCCTCTTCGCTGTACCTGGAGCATTTACCCCCGGTTGTTCCAAG ACTCACCTCCCAGGTTTTGTGCAGCAGGCTGAGGACTTGAAGAGTAAAGGTATACAGGAGGTTGCTTGCATTTCTGTCAATGACGCATTTGTCATGGCTGCCTGGGGAAAGGAGCATGGAACAGATGGCAAG GTTCGAATGCTGGCCGATCCTACTGGAGCTTTTACAAAG GCTGTTGACCTGTTACTCGACAGTGATCAGATTGTGCAGGTACTTGGGAACAAGCGATCCAAGAG GTATGCCATGTTGGTGGAAGATGGAGTTGTGAAGAAGATCAGTGTAGAGCCTGATGGCACTGGGCTGACCTGCAGTCTGGCTTCCAATGTTCTGTCTGATTTGTAG
- the banf1 gene encoding barrier-to-autointegration factor translates to MSSTSQKHKDFVAEPMGEKSVMALAGIGDVLGKRLEENGFDKAYVVLGQFLVLKKDEELFRDWLKDTCNANTKQQGDCYGCLKEWCDAFL, encoded by the exons ATGTCGTCGACATCCCAAAAACATAAAGATTTTGTGGCTGAGCCCATGGGTGAGAAGTCTGTGATGGCTCTCGCAGGCATCGGAGATGTCCTCGGGAAAAGACTAGAGGAGAACGGTTTTGACAAG GCGTATGTTGTCCTCGGGCAGTTTCTAGTGCTGAAGAAAGACGAGGAGCTTTTCCGAGACTGGCTGAAGGACACTTGCAACGCAAATACCAAACAACAAGGTGACTGCTATGGCTGTCTTAAAGAATGGTGTGATGCCTTCCTATAA